The sequence ATCACCACCGCCTGTACCACCGGGACGCACAACATCGGTTACAGCGCACGCACCATCGCCTATGGTGATGCCGACGTGATGGTGGCCGGTGGTGCCGAGATGGCGACCACGCCGCTGGGCCTGGGTGGCTTCTCCGCGGCGCGTGCGCTGTCGACTCGCAACGATGATCCGCAGGCGGCCAGCCGTCCGTGGGACCGCGACCGCGATGGCTTCGTGCTGTCCGACGGCGCCGGTGTCGTCGTGCTGGAAGAGTACGAGCACGCCAAGGCGCGTGGCGCGACCATCTACGCCGAGGTGCTCGGGTTCGGCATGTCCGACGACGCTCACCACATGACGGCGCCGCCCGAAGACGGCCGTGGTGCGGCCGCGTCGATGCGCAACGCCATCCGTGACGCCAAGCTCGAGCCGAGCCAGATCGACTACATCAATGCCCATGGCACCTCCACCAATGCCGGCGACAAGGCAGAAAGTCTCGCCGTCGAATCGGTGCTGGGTGATGCGGCACGTGATGTGGCGGTCAGCTCCACCAAGTCGATGATCGGTCACCTGCTGGGTGCTGCCGGTGCGGTCGAGGCCGTGTTCTGCGTGCTTGCGATGCGTGACCAGATCGCGCCGCCGACCATCAACCTGGACAACCCGGCCGAGGGCTGCAATCTCGATTACGTGCCGAACGTCGCACGTGACATGAAGATCGAGTACACCCTGTCCAACTCGTTCGGCTTCGGTGGCACCAACGGCTCGCTGGTGTTCGGCAAGCTCAAGGACTGATCACACGCTTTCGTGTTCTCTCTCCTCAGACGCGCTCCCATCCGGGGGCGCGTTTGTCTGTGGGGCGTCACCTCTGCCTTGCGTGTCGTGTCCGCAACCGTTCTCTGGAGGGCTGTATCGATGACGACTGATACCTCTGGCAACGAGAGCCCAGATGACCGGGCCTCTGATGAAAAAAGCGCTGACGACAAGCACTCCCTTGCGGCGCTAGCTGCCGATCTGCCCAGTGATGACCGTGGCCTCGCCTATGGCGAGGGCGTGTTCGAGACGATTCTGGTGCGTGATGGCCAACCGCAGCTGTGGTCCTGGCATGAGGCGCGCCTGACGCGCGGTTGTCAGCGTCTGGGAATTGCGGCGCCTTCGTCAGCTGAGCTGGCGAGCTGCCTGGCGGTCTGTCAGGGCGAGGGGCTGGAAGTGCTCAAGCTGATCGTCACCGGCGGCTCCGGCGGGCGGGGCTACAGGGCACCGGAGTCACCGCAGGCGCGCTTGCGGGCACGCGCGACGCCTTTTGCGGTCAATCAGCAGGCGCGGCGTGGTATCACGGCACGGGTCTGCGAGCTGCGTGTGGCCGAGCAACCGGCACTGGCCGGGCTCAAGCACCTCAACCGGCTCGAGAACGTGCTGGCGCGCCGTGAGTGGAGCGACACGACCATCAGCGAGGGCCTGTTGCTCAATGCGCAGGGCGAGCTGGTTGAAGCCACCAGCATGAATCTGGCCTGGTATCGTGACGGTCGCTGGTTCACGCCATGTCTTGATCGTGCCGGTGTCGAGGGCACGCTGCTGGCGGCGCTTGAGGCCCAGATGACCTTCGAGCGAGTGCGTGAGGGGCTTGAGTCACTCGCGCGGGCCGAGCAGGTCGTCGTCGTGAATTCCGTGCAGGGCGTCTGGCCGCTGCGCACCTTGCTCAAGCCCGATGGCGCGATTCTGGCTGAGTGGAAGGATGAGGCGCATCCGGCGCTGGACGAGTTGAATCACACTGTCGCGCGCTTGCTGGGCGAGCCCGCGAACTGACGGAAGACGACGAGCGTCAGCAGGCATGCCTGTGCGGTCGTCGTCTTCGCCATGAAGACTGGAAACCTGATTATGCGAGTGTTCAAGATCCTCCTGATGCTGGTAGTGCTGGCCGTGGCTGCGGGTGTGGTGGGCTTTCGTTACTGGCAGGCGCAGTTGCTGTCACCGTTGGCGATCGAGAAGGAACAGCTGTTCGAGGTGCCCAAGGGCGCCAGTCTGACCAGGGTCGTGGGCGAGCTCGAGTCACAGGGCATCATCGAAGCGAGCTGGCCGTACAAGGTGTGGTCGCGCCTCGAGCCTGAGGCCGTCAATGGCCTGCGCGCCGGTGAATTCCGTCTCACGCCGGGCTTGAACGGTCGTGAGCTGGTGGCGCTGCTGTCCAGTGACGATGTGGTCAGCTATACCTTGACCGTGCCGGAGGGCTGGACCTTCGCCCAGATGCGCACTGCCATGGATGCCTCGCCCAAGCTTGAGCACACGACTCGCGACATGAGTGATGAAGAGCTGATGGCGGCTGTCGGTGCAGAGGGCGAGAAGCCGGAAGGGCGCTTCTTCCCGGACACCTACCGCTATCACAAGGGCGTCAGCGACCTCTCGCTCTACAAGCAGGCCTATGCCCGCATGAACAGGACGCTGGAGGAAGTCTGGGCCGGGCGAGACGACGACCTGCCGATCACCAGCGCCTACGAGGCGCTGATCATGGCGTCACTGATCGAGCGCGAGACCGGCGCGCCGGAAGAGCGCGGCGAGATCGCCGGCGTCTTCAAGCGTCGCATGGAGCGCGGCATGCGCCTGCAGACCGACCCGACCGTCATCTATGGTCTGGGCAAGGACTATGACGGCTCGTTGTCGCGCGCCGACCTGCGCAAGCCGACGCCCTGGAATACCTATGTGATCACCGGTCTGCCGCCGACGCCGATCGCGATGCCCGGGCGCGCCGCGCTGGAAGCGGCGGTGCATCCCAAGGAGGGCGATACCTACTACTTCGTCGCCAAGGGTGAGGGCAAGCATCATTTCTCGCGCACGCTGCGCGAGCACAACAATGCCGTGCGCCGTTATATTCTCAATCGGTAATGCGTGGCGAATGAGCTGAAACCCGTGTGGCAAACAGGGTCTGCCATGCTGCACGGGACTGTCGTCGCGAGTCATCTGCTGTCTGAATCAGGAAACATCATGTCTTCACGTCCGAGCGCATCAAGCACGACGTTTTCTCGTCACGCCGCCAGCGCGGCGGCCACCCAGTCCGTGTCTGCCGAGGCCGTGCCCAGTGGTCGCTTCATCACGCTGGAAGGCGGTGAAGGCGTCGGCAAGAGCACCAATGTCGCCTTCGTGGTCGCCGAGCTAGAGGCGCATGGCCTCGAGGTCGTGCGCACGCGTGAGCCGGGTGGCAGCGAGCGAGCGGAAGCCATTCGCCAGTTGCTGCTGGACCCGGCGCCGGCCGAGTCGCTGAGTGATGATGCCGAACTGCTGTTGATGTTCGCCGCGCGTGCCCAGCATCTGGCCGCGACCATTCGCCCGGCGTTGGCGCGCGGTGCCTGGGTGGTGTGTGATCGTTTCACCGACGCGACCTTTGCCTACCAGGGCGGTGGCCGCAACCTGCCGCTGGCGGATATCTCGACGTTGGAATCCCTGGTGCAGAAAGGCTTGCAGCCGGACCTGACCCTGCTGCTGGACATGCCGGTCGAGGCGGCACGTGGCCGTCTGGCCGCTCGCCGCGCCGCGACCGGCGAAGACGCTGACCGCATCGAGCAGGAAGCCGAGCAGTTCTTCGAGGCGGTGCGTGTCGGCTATCACATGCGTCGTGACGCCGACCCCGAGCGCTTTGCCACCATCGATGCCGGTCAGTCGCTTGAAGCCGTGCAGGCCGATATCGCGGCGGTGCTGGCGGCTCGCGTGGCGGCCTGGCAGGCGGACATTCCCAAGGGCATTCCCAAGGATGTGCAGCCATGAGTGCTTCAGACGTCAGCAATGGTGTCACGCTTTCGAGCTTCTCGCCGCTGCCGTGGCAGCACTCGCTGTGGCAACACTTCACCGCGGTGCACGACAACGGTCGCCTGCCGCATGCGGTGATGCTCAGCGGGCCGTCGGGGCTTGGCAAGCATGAGCTGGCCGATGCGATGATCGCCCGCGTGCTGTG comes from bacterium Scap17 and encodes:
- the fabF gene encoding beta-ketoacyl-ACP synthase II; its protein translation is MPRRRVVVTGLGLVTPVGNTVEESWSNIKAGKSGIAAIEHFDVSGFNTRFGGSIKDFDVSQYLNPKEARKMDLFIQYGIAAAHQAITDSGIECTEDNAERIGVAIGSGIGGLPMIEHNHKALEKGGARRISPFFVPGSIINMISGNLAIQFGYRGPNIAITTACTTGTHNIGYSARTIAYGDADVMVAGGAEMATTPLGLGGFSAARALSTRNDDPQAASRPWDRDRDGFVLSDGAGVVVLEEYEHAKARGATIYAEVLGFGMSDDAHHMTAPPEDGRGAAASMRNAIRDAKLEPSQIDYINAHGTSTNAGDKAESLAVESVLGDAARDVAVSSTKSMIGHLLGAAGAVEAVFCVLAMRDQIAPPTINLDNPAEGCNLDYVPNVARDMKIEYTLSNSFGFGGTNGSLVFGKLKD
- the pabC gene encoding aminodeoxychorismate lyase, which codes for MTTDTSGNESPDDRASDEKSADDKHSLAALAADLPSDDRGLAYGEGVFETILVRDGQPQLWSWHEARLTRGCQRLGIAAPSSAELASCLAVCQGEGLEVLKLIVTGGSGGRGYRAPESPQARLRARATPFAVNQQARRGITARVCELRVAEQPALAGLKHLNRLENVLARREWSDTTISEGLLLNAQGELVEATSMNLAWYRDGRWFTPCLDRAGVEGTLLAALEAQMTFERVREGLESLARAEQVVVVNSVQGVWPLRTLLKPDGAILAEWKDEAHPALDELNHTVARLLGEPAN
- the mltG gene encoding endolytic transglycosylase MltG; this encodes MIMRVFKILLMLVVLAVAAGVVGFRYWQAQLLSPLAIEKEQLFEVPKGASLTRVVGELESQGIIEASWPYKVWSRLEPEAVNGLRAGEFRLTPGLNGRELVALLSSDDVVSYTLTVPEGWTFAQMRTAMDASPKLEHTTRDMSDEELMAAVGAEGEKPEGRFFPDTYRYHKGVSDLSLYKQAYARMNRTLEEVWAGRDDDLPITSAYEALIMASLIERETGAPEERGEIAGVFKRRMERGMRLQTDPTVIYGLGKDYDGSLSRADLRKPTPWNTYVITGLPPTPIAMPGRAALEAAVHPKEGDTYYFVAKGEGKHHFSRTLREHNNAVRRYILNR
- a CDS encoding dTMP kinase, with the protein product MSSRPSASSTTFSRHAASAAATQSVSAEAVPSGRFITLEGGEGVGKSTNVAFVVAELEAHGLEVVRTREPGGSERAEAIRQLLLDPAPAESLSDDAELLLMFAARAQHLAATIRPALARGAWVVCDRFTDATFAYQGGGRNLPLADISTLESLVQKGLQPDLTLLLDMPVEAARGRLAARRAATGEDADRIEQEAEQFFEAVRVGYHMRRDADPERFATIDAGQSLEAVQADIAAVLAARVAAWQADIPKGIPKDVQP